One genomic region from Thermoleptolyngbya sichuanensis A183 encodes:
- a CDS encoding FG-GAP repeat domain-containing protein, producing MSRSAGKWQRLSTDSPSNLPSDSASDLPSGLPSDLPSQFINRGWSHGTNVWRRSLSVAIALCLSSCAETAIEATGVETQNVLAGEPASDVAATTTKATEVELNDALEQPRELHEGPVQVRFRYRQDAEAWGGEVQYTLLYNGQPQLEQTQESTAYGGVSLQDLDADGTAEVIIRTYSGGAHCCTSHIIHRWQGDRFETTDTGFRDGEGGSFRDLDGDGRLEFVAFDNAFLYAFSSYAGSFPPSQIWALQDGQLVDVTRQHPAELRAIANQMREAVLTVQADTNEVNGILAGYVAQMILLGEYEQGWAFMLANYDRTSDWGLEIYKDGQVVYRYPDFPAALEAFLTEQGYLPAGGSAAR from the coding sequence ATGAGCCGAAGTGCAGGAAAATGGCAGCGATTATCAACTGATTCGCCGAGTAATTTGCCCAGTGACTCGGCGAGTGATTTGCCCAGTGGTTTACCCAGTGATTTGCCCAGCCAATTTATCAATCGCGGGTGGAGCCACGGGACGAATGTTTGGCGGCGATCGCTCTCTGTGGCGATCGCGCTATGCCTGAGCAGTTGCGCTGAAACGGCGATTGAGGCGACTGGGGTTGAGACCCAGAATGTACTCGCAGGCGAGCCAGCCAGCGACGTAGCTGCCACAACGACCAAGGCGACTGAGGTAGAACTGAACGACGCGCTAGAGCAGCCGAGAGAACTGCATGAAGGGCCAGTGCAGGTGCGCTTTCGCTATCGCCAAGATGCCGAAGCCTGGGGCGGCGAAGTCCAGTATACGCTGCTGTATAACGGGCAGCCCCAGCTAGAACAAACCCAGGAAAGCACGGCCTACGGTGGAGTAAGTTTGCAAGACCTAGATGCAGACGGCACGGCTGAAGTGATCATCCGCACCTATTCCGGCGGAGCGCACTGCTGCACCTCCCACATCATCCACCGCTGGCAGGGCGATCGCTTCGAGACAACCGACACAGGCTTCCGCGATGGCGAAGGCGGCAGCTTTCGAGATCTAGATGGCGATGGGCGACTAGAGTTTGTCGCATTTGACAATGCCTTTCTCTATGCCTTTAGCAGCTACGCTGGCTCGTTTCCGCCCTCCCAAATCTGGGCGCTGCAAGACGGGCAGCTTGTAGACGTGACCCGGCAACATCCAGCAGAACTGCGGGCGATCGCCAACCAGATGCGCGAAGCCGTACTGACCGTTCAAGCAGACACCAACGAAGTCAACGGCATTCTGGCGGGCTACGTGGCGCAGATGATCCTGCTGGGCGAATATGAGCAGGGCTGGGCATTTATGCTTGCCAACTACGATCGCACCTCAGACTGGGGTCTAGAAATCTACAAAGACGGGCAGGTTGTCTATCGATATCCCGACTTTCCTGCCGCCCTCGAAGCATTTTTGACTGAGCAGGGCTACCTTCCGGCTGGAGGTTCCGCCGCCCGATAG